The genomic interval CTAGAAACTAGAGGCTCCAAATTCAGGACTGCCCCACAGAAACGCCTTGCTGTCTTCAGTGGTCACAACTATGTACTCTGAAAGCCAgacttgttctgtcaccacactCTCAGAGACTGATCTGAGAGTCTGAGACTTCCTGAAATGGGATCTCACAGGGTGTACATGAGAAAAACTTGCCCAGGCAGAAAGTTAATATTGTTCCTAAAACCTTTCCAAGTTCTTTTTCCACAAAGCCTCCCACATAGTCTAGTTTTGTTCATTCTTGCAGCATATGTGGTGCTGGGAcatattttcttccatcctAAACTACCGTTTTGAGTTGAGACAAAGCTACAGAGTGAGCTGTTTGCAAAGCCGTGTGAACACAGTGGAACTGAGAACAGGGCCACTGGTTTTAAACATGCTACAGACCTAGAGTTGCACTTAATAGCCTAGTCTATATCATAGGTGACCCAGTCCTGTAGGTGTTGTCTTCCTGTACTAGTGGGCAAATAGCTGTGGAGGCAGCAGGCTCTTTGCTGACATGCCCCATCAGAAGTGCTGCATGGCAGTACTGGTGACTGGCAGCTCACCTCATGGCAGCTCACCTGACCTCTCCACAAGGCTCTTACGTAGCTGTACTCAAAGGAACATCCTATACAGTGCTTTTATCTGTACAACTCCTTCTGCCTTTCTCACACCTACAGTTAAATCTGGTCTCTACAGGACAGTGCAGGTGAGAACTGTTTGGAGAGAAGTGCTTGGTCTCCAGGGTATAGCATAGTTCACCCCTAGACTCCTGAGAACTTGGCCTTCATTTGCCAGGCCCATGCAGTCCCAAGAGGAGATTGCATCAAGAGGGCAGAGAGCTGTGAGAAGGGTGGAAAGAATGTGCATCCCTATCACAGAGGACTCCTTTAAGATCCAGAATTACCTGATGGGAGCAGTTGGCTGACCAACCAAATGACCTTTACATCTTTGCCTTTTAGAAAACCAGAAAGCCTCTAGGGAGACCACACCACTGCAAGGACCACCCATCTTCGCTAGTATTCTGCAGTACAAGTGATACCTACTACCAAGGCCTTTAATGAGAGTTACTGTGACTGAGAGTCACAGAAAGCTTGCTAATGCTGTCAGAGCAGACCTTTGGCAGGAAGAAGACACATATCCATCAATCCAGCATGCCAGGGCCATGCCTTAACATCAAAATCCCTCTATCCTGAAGATTTCAGCTTCCTACTCATAGGCTTTCCAAGgactgtgagcagcagctgagttATGCACCCCTGAGAAGGACACAGAGCAGTAAGCTAACTGTAGCCATGGTTTGACCTGGGCAGAAATTTGACTCTCTTGTTCTGGAGACTAAACGTTAAGTTAGCACAACCAGTACAAATAAATGGTAGTACAAGCTGCGCACAAACTACCTAGCTCCACTGTTAGCCACACCATCATGCCTTTTCAGTACGTTTTGAGTGTATGACAACCCTTGTGAAGGAACAGCCCACTTCACATTATATCTGGAATGCAGAATAAGCTTTGCACACCTGTAtgtctgatggaaaaaaaaatgttgccttTCAGTGTTCCCTTATATGATTGGATAAAGATAAGAGTATTTAACTCCCGTAAGGTAGATTCTGACTAGGACTACAGATTTTGAAGATGCTTGCTATTAGTTACCTCTCTCAACCTGTCCTTGAGCATAAAGGTAACTATAGTATCACCTTCAGCTAATTTCATACTGCCTTTCTAGAGATCTAAGATACCACCCAACATCACGATTTCAAACACAACTTCATGCACAAATGCAAAGCATAGAAacctttcatttctgctgtagCAGATGTGATGCACCCTTGCATCTataaaaagtgagaaaagattatttttttcttaatattttattaaatgacCCTTTATTAAAAAACATAAGCATTTGCtaatatataaatttataaagTACCAAGTGATTTTTGTTTCCCAGTACATCAGGACTCAGAAGTGAACCGGTGTATTTGGTGTTAATTCCATGTATTAGtcccagggctgcagaaatTACCAACAAGTTAGTGTCAGAGATGGCTAATTTCATTCCTCTGACAGATCTGTATTCATCTTGCTTCACTTCAGTTTAAGACATCCTTCCTGCTCACCTTGACAGACATCAGTACTTGCAAAGGATAGCAAGGCTGGAGCTGTAAGAACTAGCTGACTCCCTAGAAAGATGCAGGAATTTGTTTTATAAAGGGAGAGAATTCCATATCACGgaatcatctgagttggaaggaacctttaaaggtcgTCCTGGCAATGAACGGGACATCTATAGCTAACTACATGCTAACACAGAAGAGAATTCAGTCATTGAGAAAGTTCTTTTTTACCTTATTTCTTAGGGAAAGTGCATTCTTTGCCTTGTGAACATCTAACCAGAGTGGAGAAAAACAGTCACTGTTTTCAGAGGTCAACAATTCTGAGATCCCCCTGCAAGCCGCATGGTATGAAACATCCCCAAGTTCCACCATCTGTTTTTTTTAGCACCAAAATATTCGAAAGTAGAAAGTCCTGAAGTTGTACATTAAGACCTGAACACCAAAGCAGGACACTGGGCTGCTGTGCAAGTATTGTTGTCAAATGAAAAGACCATTATACCCACTGTAATTGGTAGTGTAACAGAAGTCCAAAGGGATCTTTTGGGTCACTAACAGTCTCTTCAAACACTGAAGAATAGCTGTCAGTTGCAGAGAGAAATTGAACGTTTTGGATGTTGTTTCTTACTTGATTTTCCTCAAAAAAGTCCCTGTAATCTGCAGGAACTTGTGCAGGTGCCATCCATTCTCTACATAGTCATCTTGCCAGATCTCTTGCCAGTTCTGCGCCACCAAGCACTGCCACACCATTCACGAAAGAGTGACCTGACTTCTGCATGACTGACTGACTTTCTCCTATGGGAAAGCATGTCTTGGCTTGGTGGAATACACAACCCTAATCACATCAGCAAGTTTGTCTTCTTGTGCAAAGCTTGAATCAATGGAATTGCAGGACAGATGATGAAACAAACAGAGCCCAGCTAAAACAAACTGATCTAAAATGTCTCAGCATCCAGCAAGTGACCAGACAGGGCAAGGAAAACTGGCATACTTAATGTCTGCTGCTTACTCATTTTTTCTCAAACagtcctgttttcttttcctgtttctaagAGAGGACTAAGTGTCTTACTTGCAACAGATTTATATTGCAGATCATACACTTACATCTCCTCACTGCAACAGAATGATGTAGCTCCTGCCACACTATTGTGCCTCCTAGGAGCTCCACACTTAACAGGAAGAATCCTTACATTGTATGAGAACCACAGTTCTAGAAGGCAATTTTTCTGGTATGTTTGTGGTAGGAAGTGCTTCCACTCCTTTTAAAGCTTCTCTTCTGATCCAAGTACACATGCAAAAATGGTGAAATATGATGCTCTTGTTCTCTGCAACATTTCTTCAGCTTGAACCAAGTCAgggagaaatccctgttatCTGTGTAGTTGTCCAGTTCCTTTGGTCTCTCTGGCAGCCCAGTGCTACACTCACAAATAAATACCAGACTGGGGGAAGCATAGCAAATGTGCCCCAATGCCTGCAgtagccccccccccccccccccccccccttctgaAATCCAAAGTGCTTGTTTTGCAGCAGGACCCATATCCCCGCCTGCCAGCTGAGCACGTGCAGTCCTGAACCCTGCTCACAGGCCTGAGTCCTTCCCTGACTGGTCCCTTGGTATGCCCTCCTCAGCTGGATTAGGCTTCAGGAACATCATCTGATCCTGTATCTTCTGCCTTGACCGTGTCACTACTGTTTGTCTCAGCATGGAGCCGCTTGTAGTCAGTGTGAAAGAAGATGACGTAGAAACATGCCATGGCACTGCAGAGGCCTGCCATCAACAGGACTGGAGCTGCAAACAAGATACACTTTTAGATAGTGAACTGAATCCTCATTCTCCAGTGTTGTCCAGAGTCCAGAGCAACTGCACGGTCCAGGTGAAAATCTCTCCAGGGCTAGCCTGAGGACAATGTACAGCTTAAGACTGGGCAACACTGGTTGGGTGAAAGTCAAATCCCACCTCACATAACAAGGACTCTGAAAGATGATTTGACTGAATCTGCCAGGACTCAAGTCCTCCATGGCCCCACAGGTTGGAGGTCTTACATCACTGCACGCAGTGAGTTTGTGGGAATACGTCTGCATgtattttgtgtgcatgtgtgtgtacaGCTGTGTGTTGGGGACTGGTGAAGAAAACTACAAGCCCCATTTCCAACTCTCTCTCACAGGTAGGGTTGCCATCCACtactgcaggctgcccagggcctcatccaacctggctttgaatacctccagggatgggacatcaaTGGCTTCTCTGAACCTCACCACCCTGAGGAAGCCATATTACTTTTTGGGGACAGCGAAGTCTTGTTCCCTGTCAGCAAGTAGAGCTGGTTCTGGGGATTCCTGCTCAgctgaaaatttaaaagaaaaaatgcttgcCAGCCTCTGTGTTACGGTGTGTCCTTAGAAACTGATGTTAGTATTACATAAATAAGAGATCAAAATGAGAATTTAGCTTACAGTGCAAGCATATTTGTGCTCCATTTCATCTCAGTTTGCCTTCTCCTGGCTAGGAACAGTAGTGTGGAATAAGTCAGAACAAAGCTGCACAGGCACACTACAAACCCTGTAACATCTATGCGTGCAGAAGcaaaggaattaatttttaGTCAGTGTGTCCGTAGTCTTGACTTGCCACATTGCAtagcagcacaggctgtgtgTGCTACATGGATAGGATTTTCCACTAAGAGTGGTGAAGCTCAGAGACAGGTGCAGTAGAAACTGGTCTTGCAGGGTCCTTAACAGTGAGACATAGGTGGGAGTGGGGGACATGTAGTGTGCAGCTGAGCATGCAgcattgttttttaaagatgtgCTTACTTGTCCAGTCTAGGGCTCCATCCTGGTCAAGAGCGCAGGTAGAAGATGGGTCCTTAGAAACACGGACAGTGAGGGCTTGCAGCAGAATCATAAAAACCACACCTTCAATCTGGCTGTGGAGAGAAGCCAGCATGCAGTGACTACCTCTTTCACCAATGACCAAAACAAGTCCAGTTTCCTcagtaaaagaaagcaatgcCCAGAACAGGGTCCTTCTTGCAGAGAAAGCCGCAATCAGCTGTTCCTGACCAACGCCCTTGGCTAACAGGCTCTGGTTCACAGGCCACATCAGCCTTTCAGAACACCCTGCCAACACAGCAGGATGACAGTGCAATCACTGCAAAGCTGGGAAGGTACTGAACTACAGCTGTCAAGGTGCTGAGGCTTAGTCACTGGCTAGAGGTTTGGAAATACCTCTCACTGCAGGGGTGAGGATGGGAAAAAGATTTCAGcctcctcctcatcacagctGGCCGATAGCAGCAATGAAGTTCAGAACCAGTGGGAGACAAGAGCTTTCAAATCAAGTGTCTGTTGCCCCTCTTTGACTggtttcttgctgctgcagctccacttGTTACACAAAAGTGGTACTGAGCAGGCATAACACTGCTTAGGGCTCAGtcattcctgcagcagaaaagtACCAAAACGTTTAGTGGAAGTTCACTGACTCCACAGCTCAGCCAGCCACTTCATCCCTtgcacaaaggcagcagcatggctgacaGTGATGCTCATTCTGCTCTGTCTGCATCAATGAACCTGTGTGTGCACAGGAACCCACGTTCATCTGTCACCTGGATTTAACTTGTCTGCTTACCTTGCAACAAAAATCAGTCCTGTAGATGTGCCTTCTCCCACAGGATAAGAACACTCCACTGCCAGCTCCATGGCAACAGGGTACATGGCAAAACCAAAGAAACCAAAGATTGAGCAGGAGATGGCCAGAGCAATGGCCTGATGTCTGAACCGAGAAGCCTGCAGGCggaaaaacagcataaaaatcTCAGTCAACTTTGCTGCACAGAAGGTCTTTGAACTCATAACCTGCAGGTAGTCCCAAGCATTTGCTATCCACCAgcactgtatttcttcattctcCAAATCTCTAGAGTCAACAAATTGCTACTCAGTGAACATTTAGCTTTTTAAGCCAGGCAACAGAGGATCAGCAGAATTATGTGAAGAATGTGGATGCAGTCACAGTACTGTGACTTGATTTTCTGAACTTACTAACTGCAAGTGCACTTGCTTTATCTCCACAACTCAGTGAAACACACTCTGTCATCCTGATAAGCATTTCAGAACTGGCAATTTGCAGTGAATTACATGTGAGAATTCACTGGGATACTATAGCTCAGTTTACACTTAAAACTATTCCTTACCATGTTAGATTCATGTTTGTAACACTGGgatatttaaacaaacaaacaaacacaaagaaaaaacctGAATAATCCACAAACTTTGGTGCTAAATTTAATGCCCAAAGCAGCCTAATTCCTAGgtctggtggaaaaaaatggccTTGTCTCACCACTAAGAAAGTTAGGAGCATAAGCCCTGCAGCCAGAGTGCTGGTAACCTCATTCCTTAATAATGCTTTAAATTCCCAAAGAAACAGCAGGTGTCTTGCAGCAGAGCTCCAGAGGCCTGGATGGAGCTTGTGAAGTACAAACTGTGTCTGGATTCAGAGCTCAAAACATCAGGGCATCAAGCAGATTTGGATGggtggattttattttactgctttgaaCTAATAGTTTGTCTGTATGGGACAAGggtgaggaagaaaaggaggggtAAGAGAGAAGTGATCCAACATAAGGAAGTAAATTGCATCAATTCATTTACGTATTGAAGCTCTGTCTGAAGCTCCAAAGTTACTCTGtgagatctccagaaaagggtttttctgttaaaaatccTATCTTCATAAAAGCTTAATAAATACTGTGACATCAAATGACCCTGTTTTGAGCTGATGATTTACTAGGTGGCAACAGAAATAAGCCCATAGGTGTGGTACAATGCAAGGGAGAACTCACCACTGCAAAAATGATGCTGGCAAGGGCACTCAGACAGAAACAGACTTTAGTGGACTCTATGAAATTCCTTGTCCGGTCAACATACAGTCCTAGCAGGAAGGCACCCAACAAACCGCACACTGTGAACAGAGCACCATCCAGGCCAGCAAATACCTAGTGGACATAAAAATTAAGTAGCTGAGAAAACACAGTGGTTAGGAATGAGGTTTTAATGTCACTGACTGATCCACCTGCCTGCTGCTAGCGGGTCACTTTCTGAGGCAGAGCAAGTtttcactgcagggctgtgggctgcaaACAACTGGGCCCAGAACCAGTGCTCCTACATGTGTAGGACAACAGAGTAGTCTTGAGGTTTCACTGGATGACAAATTTTGGCATGCCTGGCAAGGGAAGCTGAACGTGCAGCAAGGCAGGTCAATGTGCAGACATCTAACAGCTGGAGTTAAGAGTGCTTTAAGAGGACTCCAGGAGGATACAAGCAGTGGGACTAAAGTGCTGTCCGCCTAAGGGGAAACATAGGAACTGGTGCAGCCCCTTGTTATTGCAGGGAGACAGCAGGAGGAACCAGCTGTGCAAACCCTGTTTACAGCCGTGAAAGCTGCACCTGGCCAGTACCctgggaagaaaggagaaacagataTGTCACAGTACCTGTGATTTCCTACTGCCTTGACTTCATGTAAGACTGCCTAAAGTATAAAAGCAATTGCATCAGCCAGCCTTCAGCAGCCTGGTTGCTCTAGGGCTCACATGAGTCTCCAAGCCTCTCTGGGAAGTCAGAAAGCTGCTTAAACATCTATGTTCTACAACAGCTTCGGAAAATGCAATACCCTAAACAGTGTTTGGGGAGAAAAGgtttttaaattgcaaaagTGAGCCTGGACAAAGGCAGTAATAAAAACCTAGATCATCCATTACACTGAAAAACTGACTAACTGTGCTGGGCATTAATGTACTGCTTAACATACATTAAAGAGAACATGCAAATAAGATATGAGACAGTGCAACATATTCAActgtcttcattttgttctgatttACTTATCAAGGAAATCATTTGGGTCATGGAagatgtggtcagtggggaggaagggaaaaaactCACGTTTGAATAACCCTTTTCACAAAGGATTTGTTCTAGCAGAGCTGAAAAGCAGGTGAACATCCCAATTCCTCCTCCAAAGCACACTGCCAGGATGATGTACGGCTTGTTTCTCAGGAGCTAGAGAAAGAAGTTAACATACTTAAACAAGTGGTGAAGGAAAAATGGCCAGGCTGTGACAACAGACTAGGGGGTTAGATGCCCTGACCTCTTAGTTAGAAATGCTGAGGGCAACCCTGTGAGCAGAGGAGTATGGAACCCCTTGTCAGTT from Lagopus muta isolate bLagMut1 chromosome Z, bLagMut1 primary, whole genome shotgun sequence carries:
- the SLC49A3 gene encoding solute carrier family 49 member A3 isoform X2; this encodes MPLVRPKISQKDSLFSPNHCGNRKGPSADQLWLTFAPVADQTAAYFHISLEMVNWLSIVYLLISIPFGLVATWVLDSVGLRCAVILSAWLNMMGSIIRMFSVLKFMSLGSQNYWYLFVGQCLCALAQPLVIFSPTKLAALWFPDHQRATANMISSMSNPLGILIANVLSPALVPEGRHIPLMLGVYAIPALTACVLATVGIREKVPPTPPSASATNSTSQPFFIGLKMLLRNKPYIILAVCFGGGIGMFTCFSALLEQILCEKGYSNVFAGLDGALFTVCGLLGAFLLGLYVDRTRNFIESTKVCFCLSALASIIFAVASRFRHQAIALAISCSIFGFFGFAMYPVAMELAVECSYPVGEGTSTGLIFVASQIEGVVFMILLQALTVRVSKDPSSTCALDQDGALDWTTPVLLMAGLCSAMACFYVIFFHTDYKRLHAETNSSDTVKAEDTGSDDVPEA
- the SLC49A3 gene encoding solute carrier family 49 member A3 isoform X3, with the translated sequence MVNWLSIVYLLISIPFGLVATWVLDSVGLRCAVILSAWLNMMGSIIRMFSVLKFMSLGSQNYWYLFVGQCLCALAQPLVIFSPTKLAALWFPDHQRATANMISSMSNPLGILIANVLSPALVPEGRHIPLMLGVYAIPALTACVLATVGIREKVPPTPPSASATNSTSQPFFIGLKMLLRNKPYIILAVCFGGGIGMFTCFSALLEQILCEKGYSNVFAGLDGALFTVCGLLGAFLLGLYVDRTRNFIESTKVCFCLSALASIIFAVASRFRHQAIALAISCSIFGFFGFAMYPVAMELAVECSYPVGEGTSTGLIFVASQIEGVVFMILLQALTVRVSKDPSSTCALDQDGALDWTTPVLLMAGLCSAMACFYVIFFHTDYKRLHAETNSSDTVKAEDTGSDDVPEA